The Bacteroidia bacterium genome has a segment encoding these proteins:
- a CDS encoding T9SS type A sorting domain-containing protein, which yields MKTLLYTAALLSGFQTQADNWKKFNTSNSELSSNIINTVAIKENTLWIGNEHGTASLNLSDSSYDSIQNNGPEINTSTFLFPSNGEVWAGTDEGIAQFDGHSWNVLTSQNSGLPLNVIRCMFTDHLGNTWIGTWGGGLAKLSNTWETFSTFNSNLVSNGITSITEDKQGRIWIGTFNRGISIYDHGTWITLNTDNSMLPANEINSLYADGNSVWIGTSHGIAKFYNGQMTKFTTANTGIVFNQVNCFIREGNDLWIGSDGGLLRYDGLGLIAYNTANSGLPQNDVVSIAVDPNGNKWIGTSGGGLVEFNQNGIPAEINEISNPLAQIYPNPCVNELIINNMEKDDLQLQLFNLHGQSIRTISVSPSQSIQLSTADLPCGVYICEYISNHKSAKFKLIKTN from the coding sequence ATGAAAACTTTACTCTATACCGCAGCACTTTTATCCGGCTTTCAAACCCAAGCCGATAACTGGAAAAAATTCAATACCTCCAACTCGGAACTATCCTCCAACATAATTAATACCGTAGCTATTAAAGAAAATACGCTCTGGATTGGAAACGAACATGGAACGGCCTCCTTAAACCTTTCTGATTCATCTTACGACTCTATCCAAAACAATGGACCGGAAATAAATACTTCAACCTTTTTATTTCCATCCAACGGCGAAGTTTGGGCAGGCACCGATGAAGGAATCGCTCAATTCGATGGACATAGCTGGAATGTCCTTACATCCCAAAACAGCGGACTCCCTTTAAATGTAATTCGCTGCATGTTTACCGACCACCTGGGAAATACCTGGATTGGCACCTGGGGAGGTGGATTGGCCAAACTTTCCAATACCTGGGAAACATTTTCAACTTTCAACTCCAACCTTGTTTCCAATGGAATAACTTCCATCACCGAAGACAAACAAGGACGAATTTGGATAGGAACCTTTAATCGTGGTATCTCCATTTACGACCACGGAACCTGGATTACCCTAAATACCGATAACTCTATGCTGCCGGCCAATGAAATTAACAGCCTTTACGCCGATGGTAATTCGGTTTGGATAGGTACCTCGCATGGTATTGCAAAATTTTATAATGGACAAATGACAAAATTCACCACCGCCAATACCGGAATTGTCTTTAACCAGGTCAACTGCTTTATTCGGGAAGGCAATGACTTGTGGATAGGATCCGACGGAGGTTTACTCCGTTACGACGGATTGGGACTCATCGCTTACAATACGGCAAATTCGGGACTGCCGCAAAACGATGTGGTTTCAATCGCAGTTGATCCTAATGGCAATAAATGGATTGGCACTTCCGGCGGCGGTTTGGTGGAATTTAATCAAAATGGAATCCCGGCTGAAATCAACGAAATCTCAAATCCTTTAGCTCAAATTTATCCCAACCCTTGTGTTAATGAACTAATTATCAACAACATGGAAAAGGATGACCTTCAGTTACAGTTATTCAATCTCCACGGGCAATCCATAAGAACAATCTCGGTTTCTCCTTCTCAATCAATCCAACTTTCAACCGCCGATTTACCTTGCGGAGTTTACATTTGCGAATATATAAGTAACCATAAATCAGCAAAATTCAAACTAATTAAAACCAATTAA